Below is a window of Ananas comosus cultivar F153 linkage group 9, ASM154086v1, whole genome shotgun sequence DNA.
taatattggattcacttggaaatatgattcaccccaaagtactaatctcattcccttaaGGGATGGTGGGTATTCTCGTATTAACGGATTGGGAttatcataatatgtctaatatctttctttcttcctacccgccggctaattgatattatttttctttacattctaaccttatatctctctctaaacttattttctctctaaaattcaactttttttctctctctaaacgaagctttctctctctctctctctaaaatttcaactctctcactccctctaatttcgactatatttttctttctatttttttaattatactctctctcccttttttctaaaaagatgttgaaacttttggtaatattatataaaattaaataaataaataaattaattttatattttttgtaatattaaataacatggctaattaatattaccgtgcgaaccaaacacacaaatttcacatttttagtaataggatgaataggaataaaattttcgaatatcttttattcctagtaatctttcataatgcgaaccaaacacaccctaataATCATGTCCCATCTCCAGTTCCCTCTTCCCCATCGATCCTTAGCCATTAGGTTGTTCTTTAGAACTTATTAAAGATATCAGGGAAGATAACTTGTACGGAAACTTCATCGATCCTCAAGTTTGTCCCCGTGTGCGCGAGCACATACTTAGTTTGGAAACTGCTTGTTTCATAGGGAAGGAGGAGAAATGTGTTTGTGCAATTCATCTACAATAACAAGATCCCGAAAGTTTCCATTATTGGCTTCTGGAAACTATACTGATGTGCATGTGAGAACAACGACAGAGCTAGGGTCTTAGAAAATTGcatatgaactattttgagGTTGTTTTTTAAAAAGTCTAATAATATAGGGGTTTTTGAGCAAATATACATTCCAACTTTATTTGATACTAAAATGTTTCAAAATcatgtttgtaatttttttaaaaaatatctatctTATTTAATATAGGTCCTTAGGGTGAAAAAATGAAGTATTCGACAGTTAAGTGAAATATATTGAACTAGAgcgataaaataaaaatgtgtaaAACCAACGGTCAAATTGAGGATTGCCCAAAATAAGTTTTTAAGCTAGTCGAACCTTTTGAATTACGAAGTGACTGGGTCAAAAATATGTGTCAAATtcaagtttattaaaaaaagctTGTGGtgaaatgtttttttaaaaaatagattttcaaACCATAAGGTGCGTGACACTTATTTCTaacattaatttgttttaatttttggcttgaaatttcaaaaattttacaattaaatctCTTAACCGAATATAGTTGGCTAAATATTGACGTACTGCTAATATAAAAGCAATATGACAACTCAAATATCATTATATCATTAATCACAGTATTGtcatattacttttatattagcTAAAAATAGCATATAATAAACTAAACTGGTTATAAAACTTATTCAAATAACTTAGAAAGTTCGATCTAGAATtgcaacaaataaaagtttgaggatcaaagtgTTACCTGGTTCAtggtttgaggaccaaaatgtaaTTTAGCTAAGAAAAAGGCAATGCTACATCTACAACAATCTTTTGGTTGCAATCATTCAACTTGCCCAATCCAAAGGATAAAATTTACTATATAGCAGCTACACCACATCATTTTTATCCTGCCAATCACATCTCTTTTTTTACgaaaaaattagaacaaaaatatatatatttttaaaacctaTGATGGAATGTGTGAATTTTAGGGAAGTTATTTGCTTAGTTGGGAATACCACATCAGTGAtatgaatattatattatttttatattagcgACAAGTAGCATATAATAAACTAAATTGGTTGTAAGACTtattgtaataacttaaaaagtttaagccaaaattacaataaataaaaatttgagaatcaaaGTGTCACAgattcatagtttgaggaccaaaatataatttagctaaaaaaaaaaagcaatgctACATCTACAACAAACTTTTGGATGTATTATTCCCGCCCAAAGGAGGGAGCCTACTGTATAGCGACTATACCACATCATCTATATCGAACCAACCACTTCTCTTTCTTCGagaaaaaagtacaataaaaatattttcttctaaAACTAAGATGGGATAGGTGAATCACATGAGAGCTATTTGATTGGTTGGAAATACCACATCAGTAATGTTACTATtgcattctatttttttttttttggaaaaacttcaaaaaccccccttgtgatttcgtagtttctcactttgccctcctgtggtttaaagtgtatcaatttgcccccctgtggtttcgtttttatcttttcggtagctttttcgttaatatttcattaaattatatacaaaaaacttcagatacccatctagatttatcaaatattcactttagtaccctttaaatttaatattattactaatttaagaaaaaaaataataaaattgataagaaaaagagaaaaaagaaaccacagggggccaaattgatacattttaaatcccGGAGAAGCGATAATGCGGTCGACCGCTTTCCCCCTACACGACGTTCCGCTAATTCAACCCATTGCGGTCCCAAAAGGGTCAGTGCTGCAACATTTTGCTGCCGGTCACTTAACATTATGCTGAGTGATATCCCGCTTAAGCTCGAGCCATGGGCCCCTAGGAGATCTCAGCTGGACGTCCGTACGTTCGAACGTATTATCTTAAGTGTTAGTTACCTAACACTTGTGAGGATAGTCGACCGTATTATCTTGTAACATTTGGGATTTGGGATTAGGATTAGTATTTAAGAAATAAGAATTTTTACgttgtattttatattatatggtCGTTTATATGGTGGTCACaggattttattttaattagtgGATAAACCACTGCTTTAGCCCTCGTGCGTTTCTGTTAGGCGTCGACGTTGGGATTTGGGAGTTTTATATGtaaaacataatttaatttttaacttttattttctaatatcttcaaaatttttttacggGACAAACTCAACTTAGTAGACAAAGCCAACACCGGCTTAATCGAGGCTTTAGCAAGGGTTAAAGCCTGCGAGTGCTGACTTCCTTACGCAGTGTCCATGACCCTACCTGTCCCCTCGTCAACTCTCCGCTGGAGCATGGTTACCTCTTTCCGCTCCGGCTCTCTGTGGAAGCTCTGCCGAAGCCTGTGCTCTACACACCTTGCTCGCGACGGCTTGAAGATGGGCTACCTCACCTCACGGGACGCTcgctctcactctctttctctttcccctTTCGCGCTCTACTGCTCTCCGCTCCCTCGCTCTCTTTCGCTCCttcgctctctctcgctctttgTCTCTATCGCTCTCCTCGACACGCCTTCTCTCTTCACATCATcccaaattaaattcaatcGAAATCGTTCTTCATTTTTTCCACACTCCAATCTTCGATGACACGATCACCTAATTATAGTCGGTAACCTAGACTATCAACATCCTAGAGGGGGAAAGTCAAAGCATCAAAGAATCAAATCGGAGAATAGNcttattattattattttttaatataaactcCAAAAAGTTTTAAAccatttggtttggtttttagttaaaaaaagaaaaaacttcaaatgccacgTTATGGTTTTGCACTTGCTTACTGTTGTACTCCatggtttaaaatatttcactttagtattctgtggttttatttttttctttctgttatttctttcgttaattttttttcgttaaattaataacaaagttaaaaccacatggtactaaaataaaaattcggtaAACTATAGAGTAATAAAGTGcatattcgataaatcataagtaaagtatatgaagttttctatatatatatatatatatataggtgcaGAAAGAATAAAAcgaaaccacataatactaaaatgatatgatttaaaatatatatatatagaggtgcaGAAAgggaaaaacgaaaccacagaatataaaaatgatatgatttaaattatatggtactaaaatgagaaagcacGGAACTATATAAGCGCGGTATTTAGAGAATGATTAAATTAGTGTGTTAATAATAGCTTTTAGGTACGCTAAGCTACAAAGATTACTACTACTCCAGTAGGANNNNNNNNNNNNNNNNNNNNNNNNNNNNNNNNNNNNNNNNNNNNNNNNNNNNNNNNNNNNNNNNNNNNNNaaaaaaaaaaaaaaaaaaacaaagctcTCTTCGTCGCTTGTTTTCCGATTATATGTAAatcgctcctctctctctctctctctctctctctctctctctctccaatttcTTACATTTTATCATTTCATGTTTTACTAATTAATATCCTACACTACGTGCATCAATGCTATAGGCATTGGTTACACATTCCATGttacttcatcttttttttcttttttttttgggtataatTGAGTTCCACTTAGGATTTTAttgatagttgttgttgttgttgttgttgttgttgtcgtctttttttaatgaaattttgtttGTAATGTAATGCTTTTGAATTGCCCACTATGTGTTTGAGGAAATGTCTCTGTGGagattttctcaaaaattaaaaGGAAAGGTAAAATGGATGGAGACTCTCTCAATTACAGGCCATTTTGAAGCAACATTTTGTAATTTACACCCTCAATGTATGAATGTTTCGTACTCCACTCCTGCTTCGATTACGTTTGTTCGTTTGGTAGTTTCTTTGAAGGATCAAACTGAGTTAAATATGCAGTTCCTGTCACCAAATTTGTTTCAGACACACAGATACACTCACGTGCTTCGTCGCAAATCTACTTTTGTATAGTAAACATTTTACTTCATCTCATTAGCTGGTTGCCTCAGATGTTGTTCCTCCGCAGCAACCCTTGCGACATGAACTCGATCCCTCATTCTCCGCTCTTTCCTTTTTCGGTAGTAGTGGTTCACGCAAAACATCCAAATCTAGCCGCACTTCGTCTTTCATCGCCGAGCTCGAACTAGCAGCACCAATGCAACTCGTCTTTTGACTACTTGTTTCAGAAGCTGTTTTTATTGTCTTTGCATTCGGCCTAAGCAGTAGCATGCTGTTGAAAATGACCGCCAATGACGTGCCCATATCCGCAACAACAGCTGCCCAGAGGGACGCGACGCCTCCGAAGGCCAATGCAAAGAATATTATTTTCACAATTAAGGACAATGCCACATTCTGGTAGACCTTGCCGAGAGAGCTCCTTGCTAATTTTACGGCTTCTGGTATCTTACGTAGGTCGTTCGACATGAGTGCCACGTCAGCAGTTTCGGTCGCTACTGCAGACCCTGCGACCCCCATGGCGATGCCTACATCGCTTGTCGCCAGTGCCGGTGCATCGTTGATCCCGTCCCCGACCATTGCGGTTAGGCCCCACCTCTCTCTGAGCTCTGCGATTTTCTTCATCTTTCCTTCTGGCGATAAGCTCGCTTTGACTTCGATATTCTCCCCGATCTGCACAACCAAGTTAAAATAATCCCATTGAATCTATTTCTGTAAGGAGACTATTACAAAATCATCTGTTGACATATATGCTCTTGTAAATATGGACTTCTAAAGTTGATTTTGTGTTAGAGATATTAAAGAGGTGCGTTTTTGTATTAGAGATATTATGTGTAATAAATTTCGTATTCGGTGTCGTAAATGAAAATTCAGGTCTTATAGGACATAGATATAAAGAGGATTTCTTGGTTTTCATACCTGCTGTTGGATTATTCTTGCCGCCGCTTTCGAATCACCAGTTAGAACTGTCACATGGATACCTTGCTTCTGGAATATCATAGTCATAGGCAGTTTCATTATATTATAACTTTGAGCCGATGGGAAAAAGAAACTATAAATTACAGAAACCACCCTTTCATTTTCCCTGGATCTTTTGCCATTATGGTATCAACCTTGCATTTTACTCTCGTCTGAAGAAAGTCTGAAAATTTGTGACCAATAGTAAATTCAGCTACCGAACTTAATAAGAATTAGTTGGCAGTTAACATGGATTGTGTACTTAAAAGACTTCTTTTACTGGATGTTTCTAATTTGACTGTTTATTACAACAATTATTCCATTCAATGTTTCTTTTCTACCATGTTTCATCCAGATAATCTCTCAAActtatattattatgttttgaGTTTGAATTAATAGTTAGCCCAATTCTTCGTATTTTTCTGAGACGAGTAAAATGGAAGGTTGTTGTTTAATGAATTAAATGTACAGGGCTAATTGAGACAAAAAGGGAAAGTGCAAGGGTAGTCGTATAAATTAGCCAATGAATGAGAGATCTTTCGttgttctttttgtttgttCTTCTACCTGTAGTTCATTAACTGCATCTGCTGCTTCCTCACGGATTTGATCTCCAAGGCAAAAGTATCCAATGAAGCGGTTATCCATCCCCACATAACCAACTGTTATACCTTCCTCCTTGATATCAAACTGACCTGAAACAGGAAGAAATTAAGCTATAAaagcagtataaatattaattttctgcAGTTTTAAGCACCTGATATAATTCGAAGTAGTTTGACCCAATGTCATTTACATCCTTCGAGTTTCAATTTCAAGAAGTCAGTTCCTGAAGTTTGTTCCGCTTAACAATTTAGTCTTTTTGTTAGTCTACAGTCTGACTAAGACGCCACATCAGTACAATCAAAGTTTGCTGACATTGATGTGGTGTTACTGTAGGCCAAATTTGTGCAGGCAGACCTCTGGGACTGAACTGTTACAAGTGAATCTCTGCGGTGGTAATAGATTTCAAGATCAAACTTGAAAGactgaatttataattaacccAATTGGAAAGATGGAGTTCCATTACTATTTGTAAGCCAGCGTTTGGCGCTGGCTAGCTTTGCATTCCCGATTTCAATAACTCGTCCATCTACATTTCCAGAAATGCCCTCGCCTGGAACTATCTTGAAATCTTTTACTTCTTTACTTGGTTCAATTCCTTGTAACCTCGCATATTCTACTAGAGCTTTTGCCATGGGGTGGCTTGAGAGGTTCTCCAGGCTTGAAATCCTGAAGAGTTAGTGCTTCAgtttcagaaaattatgaattatGTTATGTATGATAAATTGCATGAATAATCTCTGTATATTACATGATATTTTGACTTAGTTGCTGAAATTTTAACTGAAACATTCTAACACCTGTACCTTCAGGGATATTGCAATCACATGTCCGGCTGTCCAAAATACTCAAAAGTTTGTTTAGGTGTGCTCGACGCATGGCTCTTTTCTATAAGATAACCATTTTACCATTATCTTGTCAGGGTTAAATTGGTCGTCTAATAGAAAAAAGATCATGTGGATTAACAAAATGCTTTGTATATGAGTAGCTTAAAATGCATTTGCAATATACTTGAAAATTTATGGATTAAAATGTTTGAGTCAAAAGATCAAGGACTAAGGCAGAATATCTTGATAGTATAGGGACTAGCCATGCGTCTTTCCCTATTATATGTCTATAGAttcaatacaattttttttttcctttttttggtcAATTTTCTTACCAGTATAACAGGTGGTAAATATCCTCCTGTGGGTATACATTCTGCAATTCCACAACCTGGAATGCGCCTTCTGTTAGTGTTCCTGTTTTGTCAAATGCCATTGCTTTCACTTTTGCCAATGCTTCCAAGTGACTCCCTCCTTTTATGATTAGACCCATTTTGGCAGCCGCAGAAAGGCCGCACACTTTGGCTACCGGCGTCGAGATTACTAATGCGCATGGGCATGCAACTACGACAAGTATGAGAGACAAATACAACCACCGGTGGATCTCATGAAGTCTTAAAGCCAATGGCACAATCGCAATTACTCCAGCAATCAACAAAACCCCTGGTAATTTTGCAAATAGTTACTTGTACCTTGCTTCTCATGTAACAAAATAAATTGGCCATCTTGAAATCCACttgttttttgattttgcaacttTGACCTGCTTTTCTGAACTTTGGACTGAAAAATACCTCATGTTTATTTATGTATACTTACGTATTCATTAATACGTAGAGGTATACCTTTTCCCACAAATGGATTTCTCtttactcaaaaaaaagaagtgttTATGCCTCTGTAATGATGCATCTCAAATATACTgtcatttattttatagaaatgtGCATACCTTCTATTGTGTAGCATAGCAAAATTATCTTGATCATTGATGTTAGGTTGCAAACAAACTTCCAGATAGTaagatagaaaattctttaatgTTTGTGTAATTACTTTATAGTCTTACTGTGTACCTGTAAGTGCATCTATTTCTTATGAATTGGAAGATTAAATAACCAAGAGAGTGTACATGTAAGATGAGATATTGAGGTGGATGTGCAGTGACCTTTGGTTCCTGCAAAAGGTTACTGTTTGATCCTATCCAATGTAAGTTTAGCACTCATAGATGATACATGGAAATTGATTCAAATGCTTTGGGCATGTGCAATGCGGACCATGACGTGCATAGTTGAAGGAGTTTCAATTTGAAGGTGCCTTAAAAGAGGAATGGGAAGAACAAAGTTAATATTAGAGGAAGTAGTGTTCAAGTACATTATAGGCAAAACAGAGTTGAATGGATTCATTCAATCCGTAAAATTGACAACAAATACTTACCACTGAAGGCTTAGTTACtgtttttgttattgttttatTGATGTTTAATATCGAAAATTTATCAATCTGTACAGCCTTTTCATATGAAGGCTTTTCAAGTTTGGTTTGTTCTCACTTGATTTATATCTTACCAGAGAAACAAAGGCTCAATGACACTAATTAGTATTTTTGGGGTATTATTGTGCCTATGCTGTCACCAAATCTTGGCAGGAATGTTTCATTTTAAATAGTTGCTCTTGCTCTGTGTCCTCAATCATTTAATGATTTTTGAGTTTTAACATCTTATGGGGTGGGGATATTTTACTTTCAGATCAAATTTCTGATGCTCCTTTTACATGACATTcgtataatataaacaaatataagTATGCCTATGAGATCAGACATTTTAACTATTTTGACCTGTTTTCATTGAATCTGTTTTGTGCTAATTAACCTACAACACTAtcattttgaaaattgaaaccaAACCTGGTGTGTAGTATTTTGCAAACTTCTCTATGAATTCTTCTATGTTTGACCTTTGATTCTGAGCATCTTCGACGACCTTCACCATTCTCGCAACAGCCGAATCATCTTTTATTGCCTTAGCAGCCACATTAATAAACCCTGCATAATTTAAAAAACCCACAACTTTTAGTGTTTGGAAAACTATTGCTAAATTGCATTAAGGTCCTCAACCTTTTGACGTAGTTCCAACTTAGTCCTCAGCCTTTAACTTGTTATCCTTGGGTCTCTAACCTTCAAATTTCTTTTGCGATCACACCTTTTCTGTTAAGTTGCTCCTTTTAAGAAAATTGAAATGTTTATGTAATTGCCAACATACTTACCACGTTAGCTTCTTTTGGATTTTGCGTTTGTGTTAGCATTGATTTTGCCTAGATGGCAATTATACTTTTGTCAAATTTAACCTAGGAGCTCAACAGAAAGGGTAAGATGTCAACGAAATGCAAAGGTTAGGAATCTGATTGTAACAATCTATAGGTTGACGACCGATCTGAAACTCCGCTAGAAGGGTGAGGACCTCTGTTGCAATTTACTAGTGGAGATTTTacatatatccctgcaaaatcatctatttacattcGCATCTGTTATCTTAAGCTAGGACATCATCTGCATCATGGGGGAAGTGAGCTCTCcattagaactttttttttgagttttttaacAGAAGAGATTTCCAGGGATATatatacgtgtgtgtgtgtgtgtgtgtgtaaatgCATCAACTGTTAGCATTTAGGGAAAGTTCACCTGTGAGGACAACTGTTCCAGCCCATACATTTGAACCTTTCTGTTTATCCACCGGCATAAACTCTCCAGTCAAGCTACTCTCATCTATAGAGCTTTCCCCAGACACTATTACGCCATCAACAGGAACCTGTTCACCAGCTTTAACTGAAACAATTGTATCAATCCTAATATTTTCCACTGGTACCACTTCTCCCGTTTCTGCAATAACTGCCGTTCTAGGTGCTGAGTTTATAAGTGACTCTAGTGTAGTTCGTGCCTGAAAAGATGAGAAAGAAAGCTCAAGCCATTTTTTCTTAACTTTATTCGGGGTTTTACATATATGTTCCTGCAAAATTATCTAGTTTATATATGTAAGTGTGTCGATGTAAAGTCTGAGTTTTCATATGTACATGAAAATACAATTTCTGGCAAAACTTTTCTTAAAGGGTACTTGTTTCCGTATTCAACTATGTTGTTCAGAGAGATATAAACATGCAAGAAATGAATTTGTGGGGGCATgaagaaaatttagaatatatttagaGAAAGAGATGATTATGTAGGGTAAATAacatctttttattcttttggcATGCATAGCATCTTGGCTTGCAGGAACTTGGTAGGAAAGATATCtgtatttttttgaatattctcATCTTTTAACCTTGTCTGTAGACATTTCTTCCAGCCACTCCGCGAATGTGAAGAGGAAAACTATTGATGCTCCTTCAAGGTAATCTCTGAGCCCAATTGCTCCGAAAGCTACATTGAATCAAAATTTGCTTTTGTTCCTGTCAATTATTTGAGTAAACCCGTTCGCTAGTAAAGCGAAGTGCTTGTTTAGCCTGACTTTTGAAACAGCTCCACCGAGGAAGCAAAAGTCAGGTGTTTGAcaaaatgaatttttgaaacttcgaacTGGTGCAGAAGGTTGAAATGAGCTTCTTGGCTAGCACTTTTTGCAAAAGTCATGTCCCTGCCAAACGAGCACAATACTTCTGCAAAAGTACTAGCTTCAGAACAAAATGTCTGAAGCTTTTGTTATCATGGGAAGTTTAAAAATAAGATTATGGAATCTGATACTAGATGCTTACAGTTTGGATTTTGTACTACCGCCAGAAGAAGACAATTTCAACAAAACAGCTGTTTGAAGACaatttcaagtttcaacaaAACAGCTGTTCATTCTTTTTCAAACGAATTTTTAAGTAAAGAGCATGTCTGCAGAAGTTTCTTCTAGGCcaagcaagatcaatatctcacAACAGAATATAGTAATTGCGacataatataataattctctttctttgtaGAGCAGGATAAATGGGTAGATTGGGAACTAACTTGCAATCACCATTAAGACATTAATATCCAGTACGAATCGACGAATAGCAGCAATGGATCGTCTCAACATGCCCGGAATTCCAACAGCAATAGATGCCAATGCGACCCAAATTAATGGTTGGTAAATATAGCTGAACATGGCTATGATTAGTAGCATTCCACAAGCTATTATATTCAAGCTTGGCCAtggcttctttctctctttaacTTTTCCAAGCTCTCGGATGTTGGCATTCAGCTTCGCCTTATTCAGCGCATCAACTGTCAAAGAAAGACATATAGAGTCAGTGCATGTTTTGGCTGGATTACTTCGGGAAGCAGCAGACAGGTGTTTGGCAAACAAAAATTCTGGAGCAGACAAAAACTGGAACAAGCTTTTGACCCTCAGATGCAGATGCTCCAACTTTTTCTACTTCTACTGTTGGAAGCTATTGGTCAGGATATCAATGAAAAAACTGTTTGGATTTTGTCGAATAGCTTTACTTAAcagcacttttgcaaaagctccaTCCGAGCCACAGAAGCAGAGAAGCCCTTAGCGCCTCTTTCTCCTTGCTTTTAATACTACCCTATAAAGCAACAATCGGATGTTTGGCtaacaaaaaaattgaagctTTTGGTGTGGCGGGAAGTTGAAAGAGCTTACAGAAAGATGTTGTTTGAGGAATTTTAGTTGAAAAATAGTTAGTGCTTTTTCGACCAGTTCTACTTAAATAGTATATCCATATATGTCCTGCTGGCCCAGAAAGAACTGTACTGGAATTGGTTTGGCGAGAATAAATTGGGAAGGTAAGTAATTCATTTATCAATCACCTATATGAGAAGCTGGAACTTGCGTAGGATCATGGAGGACGATAACGGTCTTTGCCACCGTATTTATTGAGACATTCTCAATTCCTTGTAGAGGTTCCAACAGCTTATGAACTAAAGCAGCTTCTGAAGCACAGCAGAGCCCCGATACAGAGAACGTGGTCTTCTGCATGACTGATGGCAGTCTGGGTTCGACTTTGTCCGCCATCTTCTAGCTAAAACTATCATATCAATTTACAATGATTCAGTATGCAATGAATTAAGGTAATTATCCTTAGGCTTTTGTAGCAACTAGCAACAGGAGCTGTTTTCAGAAGCTCTCACCTTGTTTAGAGCACTTGTTTGTGCAGCTAATCCCTTGTTTCCTCTTTCTAAAGCTGTAGGTTCAGATTCTGCAAGAGTTATGGGAGAATGAAAAGAGATGGGAGCAGGATGGCATGATTTGAGcctttgaggtaagctactagTTTTAATACTTAAATTTCTCTTGACTTACTaatatttgttaagaaaaatacTACTTGTGCATTAGATGTCAATTAAATTAAGCGTTAAGTTGGGGATAGAATACTAGCTGATTTCATGAGAAACAGGATAAGTCACCATccctttcttattttattttgtgcgTGAGGTCAAAGTGATATCTTGCCAGTTATCATTAGATTATAAAATGTTTGTCTCATATGGTTTCTCTGGAATGGCATCTTCCTCTGTCTAGAACATTTTTCAGGAATTGAGATTAGCTTGGCCATTTTAACCTtgttgactctctctctctctctctctctctctctctcaaagcaCTATTTAGCCAATTTTGATCTGGTTAGGAGTTGACTAGTGTTAAGATCTGCCTATCTAGTTTTTGCCTGGTTAGCGTATTACTGGATCTCTTTTGAGATGTTATTCCTCTTTAAAAGGTTTAgactctctatctctctctcttaaaaaaagaaattctctctctcaataccATTCTAGCCAGTTTCTACCTGGTTAGGAGTTGACCGATCTgaaagatcttttttttttttgagaaataggtagcacgctacccgcttcgtttatttcatttagaaataaacttagctggaaatgtgaatcaactaggatttgaacttggaacttcggataccaaccaccaagccctttgccacttgcgttagggacggtcggtgatctGAAAGATCTTGTTCAAAGCTTCTCCTGATTATTATATCactaaacctctctctctctctctctctctttctctctctttctctctctctctacacacacaAACAGAAAAGCACAGAAATacacaagaaataaaaaaaaatcctgtttCTATCACTACAGTCTTGCTTCTCTTTTCTTATGTTTGACAATCTGCTTCAACCATTTCATACATACCAAtatcaaaagaataaaagagaagaTCTTGATGTTTATTGCATTCATTCACAGAGAATAAACTACGAATCGTATCGCATTGTATTGTATGTTctacattttattatattacattTATGTTCTAAAATATACAAGAGAAAACAAAGCACCTTACCTCCTCCATAGACCGCCGTTAAACAAACACAAATAGGTGGTATTTCATTTGACTCCGAGGATAATTGCTCTATCTTCTCCTCCTTATATTAACATGCTCTTTTCGACTCTTCCTATGATTTTATGGTTAGTAATGATCTCTCATTATTTCTTGGTTAAGACAAAGAAAACCCGGTGTAAATGGTTGGATCCGAAAGTTATCAATCGACCCTGGAGGAtttcactcttttttcttttcttttttttaactcttga
It encodes the following:
- the LOC109714780 gene encoding cadmium/zinc-transporting ATPase HMA2-like, with amino-acid sequence MADKVEPRLPSVMQKTTFSVSGLCCASEAALVHKLLEPLQGIENVSINTVAKTVIVLHDPTQVPASHIVDALNKAKLNANIRELGKVKERKKPWPSLNIIACGMLLIIAMFSYIYQPLIWVALASIAVGIPGMLRRSIAAIRRFVLDINVLMVIATFGAIGLRDYLEGASIVFLFTFAEWLEEMSTDKARTTLESLINSAPRTAVIAETGEVVPVENIRIDTIVSVKAGEQVPVDGVIVSGESSIDESSLTGEFMPVDKQKGSNVWAGTVVLTGFINVAAKAIKDDSAVARMVKVVEDAQNQRSNIEEFIEKFAKYYTPGVLLIAGVIAIVPLALRLHEIHRWLYLSLILVVVACPCALVISTPVAKVCGLSAAAKMGLIIKGGSHLEALAKVKAMAFDKTGTLTEGAFQVVELQNVYPQEDIYHLLYWISSLENLSSHPMAKALVEYARLQGIEPSKEVKDFKIVPGEGISGNVDGRVIEIGNAKLASAKRWLTNSQFDIKEEGITVGYVGMDNRFIGYFCLGDQIREEAADAVNELQKQGIHVTVLTGDSKAAARIIQQQIGENIEVKASLSPEGKMKKIAELRERWGLTAMVGDGINDAPALATSDVGIAMGVAGSAVATETADVALMSNDLRKIPEAVKLARSSLGKVYQNVALSLIVKIIFFALAFGGVASLWAAVVADMGTSLAVIFNSMLLLRPNAKTIKTASETSSQKTSCIGAASSSSAMKDEVRLDLDVLREPLLPKKERAENEGSSSCRKGCCGGTTSEATS